Proteins from a single region of Apium graveolens cultivar Ventura chromosome 7, ASM990537v1, whole genome shotgun sequence:
- the LOC141673066 gene encoding NF-X1-type zinc finger protein NFXL1: MSFQARTDRRENNNNNSNNSNNRTRVSQAQGGRGGRREWIPRGTNAVATTNLTPDITAAAAAGPVSNVVESLPAQIRQKPNGNGEGSSMGGRGRPNGSYGDFSKRSGMNGGGNRMSLGSRGQQYGRPLNQKREKEKDRNVAKDSSLPQLVQEIQEKLMKGTVECMICYDMVKRSAPVWSCTSCYSIFHLHCTKKWARAPTSVDLSAGKEQGGFNWRCPGCQSVQLTSSKEIRYVCFCRKREEPPSDLYLTPHSCGEPCGKPLEKEVPGAGVSKEDLCPHLCVLQCHPGPCPPCKAFAPPRLCPCGKKVITTRCSDRKSVLTCGESCDKLLDCWRHRCEKICHVGPCDTCQVVINASCFCKKKSEAVLCGDLTVKGEVDVGDGLFSCPLPCEKLLNCGNHVCTAPCHPGPCGDCELLPGKIKTCCCGKTSLEQERHSCFDPIPTCVEICSKTLPCGSHKCKELCHSGDCAPCQMLVTQKCRCGSTSRTVECYKTMSEEKFTCDKPCGHKKSCGRHRCSERCCPLSNSKNPLPGDWDPHLCSMSCGKKLRCGQHSCESLCHSGHCPPCPETIFSDLTCACGRTSIPPPQPCGTPPPSCQLPCSVAQSCGHSSTHSCHFGDCPPCSVPVAKECTGGHVVLRNIPCGSKDIRCNQLCGKTRQCGMHACARTCHPSPCDSSIVPASGSRVSCGQTCGAPRRDCRHTCSALCHPSSPCPDVRCEFRVTITCSCGNISATVPCDAGGSNNGHNVDSLLELSAVQKLPVPLQPVEANGKRIPLGQRKLTCDDECLKVERKRALADAFGITPNMEALHFGESSAVSEVLTDLFRRDPKWVLAVEERCKFLVLGRGRGGTSALKVHVFCPMLKEKRDAVRLIAERWKLSISAAGWEPKRFIVVHVTPKSKAPARIFGAKGTTTANMISPSVFDPLVDMDPRLVVALFELPSDADISALVLRFGGECELVWLNDKNALAVFSDPARAATAMRRLDQGSLYYGAVVLQNGGVPGVASGANAWGGSGVPKDGGSGLAIKGNPWKKAVVQEPDSKVSSWGDEEDMVGDSTRLEASVRKGNGVPIPASSNRWSILDAEIIPSSSTSIVQITDPVEQVKSQMVSRLESGASSSVTIEKHMGKDDQRPEVVEDWEKAYD, encoded by the coding sequence ATGAGCTTTCAGGCACGAACGGATAGAAGagaaaataataataacaatagtAACAACAGCAATAATCGGACTCGGGTTTCCCAAGCTCAAGGCGGTCGAGGTGGACGAAGAGAGTGGATTCCGAGAGGGACTAATGCTGTTGCTACTACGAATTTAACGCCTGATATaactgctgctgctgctgctgggCCTGTTTCTAATGTGGTTGAGAGTTTACCTGCGCAGATAAGGCAGAAACCGAATGGAAATGGTGAGGGGTCTTCGATGGGTGGGAGAGGGAGGCCGAATGGAAGTTATGGGGATTTTAGTAAGAGGTCGGGGATGAATGGCGGTGGGAATAGAATGAGTTTGGGTTCGAGGGGGCAGCAGTATGGTAGGCCGTTGAATCAGAAGAGGGAGAAGGAGAAGGATCGCAATGTGGCAAAGGACTCTAGCTTGCCGCAGCTTGTGCAGGAAATTCAAGAGAAGTTGATGAAGGGTACGGTGGAGTGCATGATTTGTTATGATATGGTGAAAAGATCTGCGCCTGTTTGGTCTTGTACTAGCTGTTACTCGATTTTTCATTTGCATTGTACGAAGAAATGGGCTCGTGCTCCTACTTCTGTTGACCTCTCGGCTGGGAAGGAGCAAGGGGGATTTAATTGGCGGTGCCCTGGTTGTCAATCTGTTCAGCTTACATCCTCAAAGGAGATTCGATATGTTTGTTTTTGTAGAAAGAGGGAAGAACCACCATCTGATCTATATCTGACTCCTCATTCTTGTGGAGAACCTTGCGGAAAACCACTTGAGAAGGAGGTTCCAGGTGCTGGTGTGAGCAAGGAGGATCTCTGTCCACATCTTTGTGTTTTGCAATGTCATCCTGGTCCTTGCCCACCTTGTAAGGCTTTTGCTCCACCAAGATTGTGTCCGTGTGGCAAGAAGGTAATCACAACAAGGTGCTCTGATCGCAAGTCTGTTCTTACCTGTGGAGAGAGCTGTGATAAACTTCTTGATTGTTGGCGTCACCGTTGTGAAAAAATTTGTCATGTCGGTCCGTGTGATACTTGTCAGGTTGTAATTAATGCCTCTTGTTTTTGTAAGAAAAAGTCTGAAGCTGTTCTTTGCGGAGACTTGACTGTGAAAGGAGAAGTTGATGTTGGGGATGGTCTATTTTCATGCCCTTTGCCTTGTGAAAAACTGCTTAATTGTGGTAACCATGTCTGCACAGCACCTTGCCATCCGGGTCCATGTGGGGATTGTGAGTTGTTGCCAGGCAAGATTAAGACATGCTGCTGCGGTAAAACAAGCCTAGAACAGGAAAGGCATAGTTGTTTTGATCCAATTCCTACCTGTGTGGAAATCTGCAGCAAAACACTCCCTTGTGGGTCACATAAGTGCAAGGAGTTGTGCCACTCAGGTGATTGTGCACCATGTCAAATGCTTGTAACTCAGAAGTGCCGATGTGGATCAACCTCTCGAACTGTGGAATGCTATAAGACAATGAGCGAGGAAAAATTTACTTGTGATAAACCTTGTGGTCATAAGAAGAGCTGCGGGAGGCATCGGTGCAGTGAGAGATGCTGCCCTCTTTCTAATTCAAAAAATCCATTGCCAGGTGATTGGGACCCACATCTGTGCTCAATGTCCTGCGGAAAGAAGTTGAGGTGTGGGCAACATTCCTGTGAATCCCTTTGTCACAGTGGACATTGCCCTCCTTGCCCTGAAACAATATTTAGTGACCTGACATGTGCATGTGGAAGAACTTCAATTCCTCCTCCACAGCCTTGCGGTACGCCTCCACCTTCATGTCAGTTACCTTGCTCAGTTGCTCAGTCTTGTGGCCACTCATCCACCCATAGTTGCCACTTTGGGGATTGTCCTCCATGTTCGGTTCCTGTAGCAAAGGAGTGTACTGGAGGACACGTTGTCCTGAGGAACATACCTTGTGGATCCAAAGATATCAGATGCAATCAGCTTTGTGGGAAAACTAGACAATGTGGCATGCACGCATGTGCAAGAACTTGTCATCCTTCACCATGTGATTCTTCTATTGTACCTGCTTCTGGTTCGAGGGTTTCTTGTGGGCAAACATGTGGTGCACCAAGAAGAGACTGTCGGCATACATGCAGTGCACTTTGTCACCCCTCTTCACCGTGTCCTGATGTTAGATGCGAGTTTCGGGTCACGATTACATGTTCTTGTGGAAATATAAGTGCCACTGTTCCTTGTGATGCCGGGGGGAGCAACAACGGGCACAATGTTGACTCCCTTCTTGAACTTTCTGCAGTCCAGAAACTGCCTGTTCCGCTTCAGCCAGTGGAAGCAAATGGGAAGCGAATACCTCTTGGGCAAAGGAAGCTCACCTGTGACGATGAGTGTTTAAAGGTGGAACGCAAACGAGCACTTGCAGATGCATTTGGTATTACTCCAAACATGGAAGCACTTCATTTTGGTGAGAGTTCTGCTGTTTCAGAAGTGCTAACTGACTTGTTTAGGCGAGATCCCAAGTGGGTTTTAGCTGTTGAGGAGAGATGCAAGTTTTTGGTCCTTGGCAGGGGTAGAGGTGGTACCAGTGCTCTAAAGGTTCATGTGTTCTGTCCAATGCTGAAAGAGAAAAGAGATGCAGTGAGGCTAATAGCTGAGCGGTGGAAGCTATCAATCAGTGCTGCTGGCTGGGAGCCCAAGCGGTTTATTGTGGTTCATGTTACTCCGAAATCGAAAGCCCCAGCTCGTATTTTTGGTGCCAAAGGTACAACCACAGCAAATATGATAAGTCCGTCTGTATTTGATCCTCTGGTGGACATGGATCCCAGGCTTGTTGTTGCTCTATTTGAGTTGCCAAGTGATGCAGATATCAGTGCATTGGTCTTGAGATTCGGCGGCGAGTGTGAATTAGTCTGGTTGAATGACAAGAATGCGTTGGCTGTCTTTAGTGATCCTGCTCGTGCTGCAACTGCCATGAGGAGGCTAGATCAAGGATCTTTGTATTATGGGGCAGTAGTTCTTCAAAATGGGGGAGTTCCTGGAGTTGCTTCAGGAGCCAATGCTTGGGGTGGTTCTGGGGTGCCGAAAGACGGAGGATCGGGTTTGGCTATAAAGGGAAATCCATGGAAAAAGGCTGTGGTGCAGGAGCCTGATTCGAAGGTGAGTTCATGGGGTGATGAGGAGGATATGGTAGGTGATTCTACTAGACTGGAAGCTTCTGTTCGGAAGGGAAATGGAGTTCCAATTCCTGCTTCATCGAACAGATGGAGCATTCTAGACGCAGAGATTATTCCTAGTTCATCCACTTCAATTGTGCAAATTACAGATCCCGTGGAACAGGTAAAAAGCCAAATGGTTTCAAGACTAGAATCTGGAGCAAGTTCTTCAGTTACGATCGAAAAGCACATGGGAAAGGATGATCAAAGACCAGAGGTTGTGGAGGATTGGGAGAAAGCTTATGATTGA
- the LOC141671831 gene encoding stromal processing peptidase, chloroplastic, whose protein sequence is MQASSAMLGATPMVAPIQVKPLAYVPSTASVVASRNWQTRRISLSKAKRRPVRAQFVTNKNVWKQYSPVRVESSMQKVSSDRLRCSSCLHYGVRRKFHLNRAMPTVFVDKSSSYLSRRGLDNVLVKQAHTPHAVVGPDEPHAASTTWPDGVLEKQDLDLLDPQIGSGQITSLEDFLASELPSHPKLYRGQLNNGLRYLILPNKIPANRFEAHMEVHAGSIDEEEDEQGIAHMIEHVAFLGSKKREKLLGTGARSNAYTDFHHTVFHIHSPTRTKDSDGDLLPVVLDALSEIAFHPNFLASRVEKERRAILSELQMMNTIEYRVDCQLLQHLHSENKLSKRFPIGLEEQIKKWDADKIRKFHERWYFPANATLYIVGDVDNISKTIGHIEAVFGQTGIENETITAPTPSAFGAMANFLVPKLTVGLGGNLSQDRSSLSTDHSKMIRKERHAVRPPVEHNWSLPGVGEYVKSPQIFQHELLQNFSVNMFCKIPVKKVRTYGDLRNVLMKRIFLSALHFRINTRYKSSNPSFTSIELDHSDSGREGCTVTTLTVTAEPRNWQNAIKVAVQEVRRLKEFGVTKGELARYMDALLKDSEQLAAMIDNVSSLDNLDFVMESDALGHTIMDQMQSHESLLAVAGTVTLEEVNSIGAKVLEYISDFGKPSAPIPAAVVACVPKKVHVEGIGESEFRITPTEIISAAKEGLEEPIEPEPELEVPKELITSKQLDELRLQREPSFISVSQDVSSSKVYDKETGITQRRLSNGIPVNYKITSNEAKGGVMRLIVGGGRAAETLEAKGAVVLGVRTLSEGGRVGNFSREQVELFCVNHLVNCSLESTEEFICMEFRFTLRDDGMRAAFQLLHMVLEHSVWLDEAFDRARQLYLSYYRSIPKSLERSTAHKLMQAMLNGDERFVEPTPQSLQNLTLQCVKDAVMSQFVSDNMEVSIVGDFSEEDIESCILDYLGTITATTGSERAQRYHPIIFQQCPPSLHFQQVFLNDTDERACAYIAGPAPNRWGFSCLGEDLFEGLRDAFSYDGEISVKESLVEVQDVKKNLQKRLHSHPLFFAITLGLLAEIINSRLFTTVRDSLGLTYDVSFELNLFDRLNLGWYVISVTSTPAKVHKAVDACKNVLRGLHSSKVVQRELDRAKRTLLMRHEAESKSNAYWLGLLAHLQATSVPRKDISCIKDLTMLYEAATIGDIYLAYEQLKIDDDSLFSCIGVAGTQAGEEILDEVEPVEHFHGVIPVGRGSSTMTRPTF, encoded by the exons ATGCAGGCCTCATCGGCGATGCTAGGCGCAACGCCTATGGTTGCTCCGATTCAAGTCAAGCCTTTAGCTTATGTTCCGTCGACTGCGAGCGTTGTGGCGTCGAGGAATTGGCAGACCAGGAGGATTAGTTTGTCGAAAGCGAAACGGAGGCCTGTTCGAGCTCAGTTTGTCACTAATAAG AATGTGTGGAAGCAATACAGTCCAGTCCGGGTTGAATCATCAATGCAAAAAGTATCATCTGATCGATTGAGATGCTCCTCTTGCCTTCATTATGGTGTCAGGAGGAAATTTCATTTGAACAGAGCTATGCCAACAGTTTTCGTCGACAAATCTTCTTCTTATTTATCAAGGAGAGGACTTGACAATGTCCTT GTGAAGCAAGCTCATACTCCTCACGCTGTTGTGGGTCCAGATGAGCCACATGCAGCTAGTACAACCTGGCCAGATGGCGTTTTAGAGAAACAGGATTTGGATTTATTGGATCCTCAAATAGGAAGCGGTCAAATTACGTCCTTAGAGGATTTTTTAGCTTCAGAGCTTCCGTCTCACCCGAAGTTGTATAGAGGACAATTGAATAATGGACTTCGATACCTCATTTTACCAAATAAGATTCCAGCAAATAG GTTTGAAGCACACATGGAGGTTCATGCGGGATcaattgatgaagaagaagatgaaCAAGGGATAGCACATATGATTGAACACGTTGCATTTCTTGGGAGTAAAAAGCGTGAAAAGCTATTGGGTACGGGGGCACGATCTAATGCTTACACAGATTTTCATCATACCGTGTTTCATATTCATTCACCAACTCGTACAAAG GACTCTGATGGAGATTTACTTCCGGTTGTTCTGGATGCATTAAGTGAG ATAGCTTTTCACCCCAATTTTCTTGCTTCCCGAGTAGAAAAAGAAAGGCGAGCTATATTATCAGAACTGCAGATGATGAATACCATCGAGTATCGTGTTGATTGCCAG TTGCTCCAACATTTGCATTCTGAAAACAAGTTGAGCAAAAGATTTCCAATCGGATTAGAAGAGCAAATTAAGAAGTGGGATGCAGATAAAATAAGGAAATTCCATGAGCGATGGTACTTTCCAGCAAATGCAACCTTATATATCGTGGGAGACGTTGATAACATTTCAAAAACAATAGGTCATATTGAA GCTGTCTTTGGGCAGACAGGAATAGAAAATGAGACTATTACAGCACCTACTCCCAGTGCATTTGGTGCAATGGCTAATTTTCTCGTTCCTAAGCTGACAGTAGGGTTGGGAGGTAATTTATCTCAAGATAGGTCATCTCTATCCACTGACCACTCAAAAATGATTAGGAAGGAGAGACATGCAGTTCGCCCTCCTGTCGAGCATAACTGGTCTCTTCCTGGGGTTGGTGAATATGTGAAATCTCCTCAAATATTTCAGCATGAGTTGCTTCAGAATTTCTCAGTTAATATGTTCTGCAAG ATTCCTGTTAAGAAAGTACGAACATATGGAGACTTGCGAAATGTTTTGATGAAGAGAATATTTCTTTCTGCTCTGCATTTCAGGATTAATACTCGATACAAG AGCTCAAATCCTTCATTCACCTCCATCGAGTTGGATCATAGTGACTCTGGGAGGGAAGGTTGCACCGTGACCACTCTTACAGTAACTGCAGAACCCAGAAATTGGCAAAATGCTATTAAAGTTGCCGTGCAGGAG GTCCGGAGGCTTAAGGAGTTTGGTGTCACAAAAGGAGAATTAGCTCGATACATGGATGCTTTGTTAAAAGACAGTGAACAGTTAGCAGCTATGATTGACAATGTATCATCTTTGGATAATTTGGACTTTGTTATGGAGAGTGATGCACTCGGTCATACCATCATGGATCAGATGCAAAGTCATGAGAGTTTACTCGCTGTTGCTGGGACAGTAACTCTTGAAGAA GTCAACTCAATTGGTGCCAAAGTGTTGGAATACATCTCTGATTTTGGGAAACCATCTGCACCCATTCCTGCTGCAGTTGTTGCCTGTGTGCCTAAAAAAGTACATGTTGAGGGAATAGGTGAATCCGAGTTTAGAATAACACCAACGGAGATAATATCTGCGGCCAAAGAAGGTCTAGAAGAACCAATAGAGCCAGAGCCGGAG CTTGAAGTGCCAAAAGAATTGATAACCTCTAAGCAGCTTGATGAACTAAGGTTGCAACGTGAACCTAGCTTTATTTCAGTAAGTCAAGATGTGAGTTCCTCCAAAGTCTATGACAAAGAAACTGGAATCACTCAGCGGCGTCTTTCTAATGGAATCCCAGTAAATTACAAG ATAACAAGTAATGAGGCAAAAGGAGGAGTCATGCGTCTCATAGTTGGTGGTGGACGAGCAGCTGAAACTCTGGAGGCAAAGGGAGCTGTGGTTTTGGGAGTTCGAACTCTTAGCGAGGGTGGCCGTGTCGGAAATTTTTCAAGAGAGCAG GTTGAACTTTTCTGTGTGAATCACCTTGTTAATTGTTCACTTGAGTCAACCGAAGAATTTATCTGTATGGAGTTTCGTTTCACTTTAAGAGATGACGGGATGCGTGCGGCTTTCCAGTTGCTTCACATGGTACTCGAG CATAGTGTGTGGCTTGATGAAGCATTTGATAGGGCAAGACAGTTATACCTATCCTATTACCGTTCTATACCAAAAAGCCTAGAACGCTCAACGGCTCACAAGCTCATGCAAGCAATGCTGAATGGAGATGAACGGTTTGTGGAACCCACACCACAATCATTACAGAATTTAACATTGCAATGCGTGAAAGATGCAGTGATGAGCCAATTTGTTAGTGATAATATGGAG GTGAGTATTGTTGGGGACTTTTCGGAGGAGGATATCGAGTCCTGTATTCTTGATTATCTTGGCACAATTACAGCAACTACTGGATCTGAAAGGGCGCAAAGATATCACCCAATCATCTTTCAACAGTGTCCACCCAGTTTGCATTTTCAACAG GTATTCTTAAATGATACTGATGAGAGAGCATGCGCGTATATTGCTGGCCCTGCACCGAACCGCTGGGGATTTTCATGCCTCGGTGAAGATCTATTTGAAGGCTTACGGGATGCTTTTTCCTACGACG GTGAAATATCAGTAAAAGAGTCTCTTGTAGAGGTTCAAGATGTTAAGAAGAATCTGCAGAAAAGGTTACACAGTCACCCATTATTCTTTGCCATTACACTGGGACTTTTGGCAGAAATAATTAATTCGAG GCTTTTTACTACAGTCAGGGATTCTCTTGGATTGACTTATGATGTATCCTTCGAACTAAACCTGTTCGATAGGCTGAACCTTGGGTGGTATGTGATCTCAGTAACGTCAACACCGGCAAAG GTCCATAAAGCAGTTGATGCTTGCAAGAATGTCCTAAGAGGCTTGCATAGTAGCAAGGTTGTCCAAAGAGAATTAGACCGG GCGAAGCGGACACTGCTGATGAGACATGAGGCTGAAAGCAAGTCAAATGCTTATTGGCTTGGACTCTTAGCACACTTGCAAGCAACCTCTGTGCCAAGGAAG GACATATCCTGCATTAAGGATCTTACCATGCTCTATGAGGCTGCGACAATTGGTGATATATACCTCGCATATGAGCAGTTAAAAATAGATGATGACTCCTTGTTCTCATGCATTGGAGTTGCCGGGACTCAGGCGGGGGAAGAAATACTAG ACGAGGTAGAGCCTGTTGAGCACTTTCATGGTGTCATTCCAGTGGGCCGTGGTTCATCAACAATGACACGACCAACATTCTAA